A stretch of Henckelia pumila isolate YLH828 chromosome 4, ASM3356847v2, whole genome shotgun sequence DNA encodes these proteins:
- the LOC140862362 gene encoding uncharacterized protein yields MAPKPLEVRENKDVTENWMEEMKTCFEVYRCTDEQKMQAVKFFLHGNARKWSLRQAKTNELMSLKQGSMSIDEYQLKFLEILPYCPYVSSNSEAKYDLFVQGLNPDIYSQVSINDDPMSYEVLMGHMKRDARRMLGDQHFVPVHRLTNAPAVFMDLMNRVFRDYLDKFVVVFIDDILVYSCSVDEHAQHLRLILHIFCEKQLYAMFIKPLAQLTRKDVHFVWSSQCEQIFDELKGRLTTTPVLALPSGHRGYVVYTDASLQGLGCVLKKNGHFCYHKQSAESIMEALLKKYEEGVEAKMEYLMYKIKSLYMTPFPLPSHEDRRLEKYKKWLGVTKLEDVFSDEESLY; encoded by the exons ATGGCTCCAAAGCCTTTAGAGGTAAGAGAAAATAAGGATGTGACTGAGAACTGGATGGAGGAAATGAAAACCTGCTTCGAGGTGTATCGTTGCACTGATGAGCAAAAAATGCAGGCAGTTAAATTCTTTCTTCATGGGAATGCTCGTAAATGGT CTCTACGCCAGGCGAAGACGAATGAGCTGATGAGTTTGAAACAGGGCagcatgtctattgatgagtatcaatTGAAGTTCCTTGAGATTTTGCCTTACTGCCCATATGTTTCCAGCAACTCGGAGGCAAAGTATGATCTTTTCGTGCAAGGTCTCAATCCGGATATTTATTCGCAAGTGTCTATCAATGACGATCCGATGTCGTATGAAGTTTTG ATGGGGCACATGAAGAGGGATGCCCGTAGAATGTTGGGGGATCAACATTTTGTTCCAGTTCACAG GTTGACAAATGCACCTGcggtgttcatggatttgatgaacagggtatTCCGTGATTAcctagacaagtttgtcgtggtcttcattgacgacattttgGTCTACTCGTGCAGTGTTGATGAACATGCGCAACACTTGAGACTTATACTGCATATTTTTTGTGAGAAGCAGTTATATGCCATGTTTATCAA ACCATTGGCACAGCTGACAAGAAAAGATGTTCATTTTGTCTGGTCAAGCCAGTGCGAGCAGATTTTTGACGAGTTGAAAGGCCGATTGACTACTACACCTGTTCTTGCTTTACCATCTGGACACAGAGGctatgtggtttacacagatgcATCTCTTCAAGGATTGGGCTGTGTGTTGAAgaagaatgggcat TTTTGCTATCATAAGCAATCAGCTGAATCAATTATGGAGGCTCTACTCAAGAAATACGAAGAAGGGGTTGAAGCTAAGATGGAATATTTGATGTACAAAATCAAGAGCTTGTACATGACTCCATTTCCTCTTCCTAGCCATGAGGATAGGAGATTGGAGAAATATAAGAAATGGCTTGGTGTAACCAAGCTCGAGGATGTCTTCAGTGATGAAGAATCTCTCTATTGA